One region of Faecalibacter bovis genomic DNA includes:
- a CDS encoding lipocalin-like domain-containing protein, translating into MKTKYLLIFFALFALLSCDNNDDNNRNTDTIEIPDEVNMDLLMGTWDFRGEGIYDDFFPGYHNIVVSEVGLECVYQGYLKFNPSDNTFTQVSYNYNGYDNSCSPKYYTGTFSVSGKTFTLNFIRYGQAVSVTYQVKRLYQNKLEIIQPSWSEENRSSLNVTYYER; encoded by the coding sequence ATGAAAACAAAATATTTATTAATCTTTTTTGCATTATTTGCATTATTGTCCTGTGACAATAATGACGACAATAATCGAAACACTGATACGATTGAAATTCCGGATGAGGTTAACATGGATTTGTTAATGGGAACTTGGGATTTTAGGGGTGAAGGGATATATGATGATTTTTTTCCAGGATATCATAATATCGTTGTTTCAGAAGTAGGGTTAGAGTGTGTATATCAAGGATATCTAAAATTCAATCCATCTGATAATACATTTACGCAGGTAAGTTATAATTATAATGGTTATGATAATAGTTGTTCTCCTAAATACTATACGGGAACTTTTTCAGTAAGCGGTAAGACATTTACTTTAAATTTTATAAGATACGGACAAGCGGTTTCTGTTACATATCAAGTTAAACGTTTATATCAAAACAAATTAGAAATCATACAACCGTCTTGGAGTGAGGAAAATAGAAGTTCATTAAATGTTACTTATTATGAAAGATAA
- a CDS encoding T9SS type A sorting domain-containing protein has product MKKFFTASLALIGAIVFGQFTTPNTGQTYTIDQLDALTDVINFDESSQKYILSENLTISETDSFVANTDFVLAIADGKLITIAGTINVNAPNLVHFTSTDPGTVYFNGLRLEDGSTGNFNNFKMTYGGGIRVLGENFFMDNSEVSYQNSGISSGAAINFSRGNPTIQNSRFEQNITPAVASGANQSVALTYINNYLSHNNLSNSNRPQINMGPSGNDAITTISGNTIIGDRTMTRVGGVSVSSMLGVNNEFLIENNIIKDNRYGITTTGGNTKGNIINNQIIDNNTEPVPANGGSGINIYLAQNREGYVINILQNEIKGNLWGITSIGDGAFINLGNAEDGGYNVFENNGNEGVTYALYNNSPNPISAQGNCWDPILTNERVEEIIVHYNDDSTLGLVDYSNYVCLLNTSDVKLDKGLLYPNPNNGNFVFDSKIKDQYTIYNVSGKLVAKGNIEVGKNNIKTNLLKGLYVLKTSTSSFKILIK; this is encoded by the coding sequence ATGAAGAAATTTTTTACTGCTTCCTTGGCATTAATTGGGGCAATTGTATTTGGTCAATTTACAACTCCAAATACAGGACAAACTTATACAATTGATCAATTAGACGCTTTAACAGATGTTATAAATTTTGACGAATCATCACAGAAATATATCTTATCAGAGAATTTAACTATTAGTGAAACAGATTCTTTTGTTGCAAATACAGATTTTGTATTGGCTATAGCAGATGGTAAATTGATAACTATTGCAGGAACTATTAATGTTAATGCACCTAATTTAGTACATTTTACTTCCACAGATCCAGGAACTGTTTACTTTAATGGATTAAGATTAGAAGACGGATCAACGGGGAATTTCAACAATTTTAAAATGACTTACGGAGGAGGAATTCGAGTTTTAGGCGAGAATTTCTTTATGGATAATTCGGAAGTTTCTTATCAAAATTCTGGTATTTCATCAGGTGCTGCGATAAATTTCTCAAGAGGAAATCCAACGATTCAAAATTCAAGATTCGAGCAAAATATTACGCCAGCTGTTGCTTCTGGAGCCAACCAATCGGTAGCTTTAACATACATCAATAATTATTTATCACATAATAATTTGTCTAATTCTAATCGCCCTCAAATTAATATGGGGCCAAGTGGAAATGATGCAATTACTACAATTTCAGGTAACACAATTATTGGTGATAGAACTATGACGCGTGTAGGTGGTGTTTCAGTTTCAAGTATGTTAGGTGTTAATAACGAATTTTTAATTGAAAATAATATCATTAAAGATAATCGATACGGAATAACAACTACTGGTGGAAATACAAAAGGAAATATCATCAATAATCAAATTATAGATAATAATACGGAACCTGTTCCAGCGAATGGAGGAAGTGGTATTAATATTTATTTAGCTCAGAATCGTGAAGGTTATGTTATTAACATTTTACAAAATGAAATTAAAGGTAATCTTTGGGGTATAACAAGTATTGGTGATGGAGCATTCATAAATTTAGGAAATGCTGAAGATGGAGGATATAATGTGTTTGAAAATAATGGGAATGAAGGTGTAACATATGCTTTGTACAATAATTCTCCAAATCCTATTTCAGCTCAAGGAAATTGTTGGGATCCAATTTTAACAAATGAGCGAGTAGAAGAAATAATTGTACATTACAATGATGATTCAACTTTAGGATTAGTAGATTATTCTAATTATGTCTGCTTATTAAATACATCAGATGTTAAATTAGATAAAGGTCTTTTATACCCTAATCCAAATAATGGAAATTTTGTATTTGATTCTAAAATTAAAGATCAATACACCATTTATAATGTATCGGGAAAATTAGTAGCAAAAGGAAATATAGAAGTTGGAAAAAATAACATAAAAACTAATTTATTAAAAGGATTATATGTGCTAAAGACATCTACTAGTTCTTTCAAAATATTAATCAAATAG
- a CDS encoding inorganic diphosphatase — translation MTFDAIIEIPRGSRNKYEMDHETGRIRFDRVLYSPMQYPADYGFVENTLALDGDPIDVLVFLTEPTVPGCVIEVKTIGVLNMSDDKGRDEKLICVPVADPTWNKLEDITDMNDHTLKAVEHFFKVYKDLENKTCQVDGFGDKAQAEKLFHEAVERFKTEGGH, via the coding sequence ATGACTTTTGACGCGATTATTGAAATCCCAAGAGGATCTCGTAACAAATACGAAATGGATCACGAAACAGGAAGAATCCGTTTTGACCGTGTATTATACTCTCCAATGCAATACCCAGCAGATTACGGATTTGTAGAGAATACTTTAGCATTAGATGGTGATCCAATTGATGTTTTAGTTTTCTTAACTGAGCCAACTGTTCCTGGATGTGTTATCGAGGTTAAAACTATCGGTGTATTAAACATGTCTGACGACAAAGGTCGTGACGAAAAATTAATTTGTGTACCAGTTGCTGATCCAACTTGGAACAAATTAGAGGATATTACTGATATGAACGATCACACTTTAAAAGCTGTTGAGCATTTCTTTAAAGTATACAAAGATTTAGAAAACAAAACTTGTCAAGTAGACGGTTTTGGTGATAAAGCACAAGCGGAAAAATTATTCCACGAAGCTGTTGAGCGTTTCAAAACAGAAGGAGGTCACTAA